A single genomic interval of Lathyrus oleraceus cultivar Zhongwan6 chromosome 7, CAAS_Psat_ZW6_1.0, whole genome shotgun sequence harbors:
- the LOC127104459 gene encoding uncharacterized protein LOC127104459: MDDMIETPLICENCSLSVNGRVFQIDLICLPLKKVDVVLGMDWLSANSVFIRCEEKLIIIPSSEATPKDVLTTILEGTVGMVNFLFEKEMSVLLVLTKESSDNLSVTQIPVVCEFPEVFPEDVTSLPPEKEVEFSIDLILGTTPISVSPYRMVPLELRELKNQLE, from the coding sequence ATGGATGATATGATTGAGACACcgttgatttgtgaaaattgttcgCTCTCGGTGAATGGTAGAGTTTTCCAAATTGATCTTATTTGTTTACCACTTAAGAAGGTTGATGTGGTTTTGGGGATGGATTGGCTCTCTGCCAATTCGGTGTTTATTAGATGTGAAGAGAAGTTGATTATCATTCCATCTAGTGAAGCTACTCCAAAGGATGTATTAACTACTATCTTGGAAGGTACGGTTGGTATGGTAAATTTCTTATTTGAGAAGGAAATGTCAGTTCTCTTGGTTCTCACCAAGGAATCTAGCGATAATCTGAGTGTTACACAAATTCCTGTCGTTTGTGAATTTCCGGAAGTTTTCCCTGAGGATGTCACCTCTCTTCCTCCTGAAAAGGAAGTGGAATTCTCTATTGATCTGATACTTGGGACGACTCCAATCTCCGTTTCTCCGTATCGCATGGTGCCACTCGAGTTGAGAGAGTTGAAGAATCAATTGGAATAG